The segment GAGCGGTGGAGACTCTGTGTAAGGAGAAGCTTGTTGAAGAAGCTAAGTATGTGGTTGCTAAGCTGAGAGATTGTATCAAACCTGACGAGGTGACTTATAGGACGATGATTGAAGGGTTTTGCGACGTTGGTGATTTGGTTGAAGCTGCAAAGGTTTGGAATTTGATGATGGAGGAGGGGTTTGAAGTGGATGTTGAAGCTGGGAAGAAGATGTTGGAGACGCTTTTGAAGAAGAACCAGTTCGATGAAGCTTCCAAGGTCTTTTACGTGATGGTGTCGAAACGAGGTGAGGGTTTGGATGTGTCTTTCTACAGGGTTATGATTGATTGGTTGTGTAAAAACGGAAGGGTTGATACTGCCCGTAAACTGTTCGATGAAATGCGTGAGAGAGAGATTCAGGTGGATAACTTAACTTGGGCGTCGATAATCTACGGGCTATTAGCTAAACGAAGAGTTGCAGAGGCTTACAAGACGGTTGAGGCGATTGAGAATCCGGATATTAGTATCTATCATGCTTTGATCAAAGGGTTGGTGAAGATTAAACGGGCGAGCGAAGCAACAGAGGTTTTCAGGAAGATGATACAAAGAGGGTGCGAGCCGATAATGCATACGTATCTTATGTTGCTGCAAGGGCATTTAGGGAGAAGAGGAAGGAAAGGACCAGACCCGTTGGTGAATTTCGATACTATATTCGTTGGAGGTATGGTTAAGGCGGGGAAACGGTTGGAAGCTACAAAGTATATTGAGAGGACGTTGAAGAGAGGGGTTGAAGTTCCTAGATTTGATTATAACAAGTTCTTGCATTGTTATTCTAATGAGGAAGGTGTGGTGATGTTTGAAGAGATGGCTAAGAAACTTAGAGAAGTGGGTTTGTTTGATTTGGCGGATATATTCCAGAGGTATGGAGAGAAAATGACTacgagagagagaaggagaaatAGAGAAGAAACATCCCCTGTGTTGCCTCCTTTGCCTAACCGATGTACAATGCCAACCTAACCCTAGTTTCTACCGCATCACCGTCTACTGAGTCTGCACGGTACCAGTTTGTTCTGCCAGTTGATTAATAGAGTATAGAATAATCTATGCACTTCGGGGAGAGCATGTAAGGTTACACAGAGATGCTAGTATAGAATAATCGCAAGGTGGTTTGTTCATGAAGAAAGATTTAGTAGTGCATTGCTTGTTACCTTGTAGAAGAAGGGAAATAAACTGTagatgtttttgttgttgttcaaaATTTGATTGAAAATGAATGTGGCACAGAAGCTAATGTAGTACATTCCAAAATACAAAATCGATATAACAGCATCAACTATAAGATTCTACTGTAAAACTACACTCGGATGGTAAAATTACAATATTCAAAAACCCCAAATCAGTTGTTGATACTAAAGAGCTTCGTACCAGATCGGTAAAAACCAAAATGGTTTAGGTCATCTGGTTTTGCACTGCAATATCTAAGGTTTTTCTTCATGGTCTGCACTCTCTTAACCCGGTTTTAAGAGCTTCTTCGTCCAGTTTGTGTCCTGTACATGTTTCAGTAACATGAATCAGCAAGCAGAGAGAAAGATGTTTGTTAGCAATAATGATAACTACTATACAAAAAAGGAGTTCTGACCTATAAACACTATTTTGTTCACTCTATTCTCTTCTTCACTCCATTTTCGCGCTGGAACTATCTCATATATCTCTTTAACGGCCTGCGTATATTCAATAACATGGAGGCAATGTGAAGAAGCACTTTCCGGGTGGTCACAAGACCTTTTGTTCATGTTTCATTTCATGACTAGACTATATTACCTGCAAAATATGCATCTGGTCTGAGTTTTGAATGTTTAATACAGCCTTGCAACGATATACATCCATATCCAATTTCTTGTCCCACAGAATTTCCTCAAGCCATAAACGAACCTGTAAAACGAAGAACAAGGAGGTGTGTAACGACGAACACTATTATTTAACCACTAGTCAAATAATGTTCCATGAGTTTGCTACCTTGTCGAGGTTTATAGGCTGAGGTTCACTGATGCAAAGAGTCCTCACTCCACTATCATGAAGATCCGTTGTCGTTAATGATTTATTTGCTTCTAGCAGGGATTCAAGCCGACTAACATGCTAAATGCAGCAGTATAGAAGGAAAGAAAGGTTCAATTGTTGTAGTCAAAAGAATAAATAGTACTCAAACATGTACACAGAGAAGAGAAGTTTATGAGACTTAACGGTTGAATCATATGCTTGGCAGTCTAATATGTTGGACAAATCAACTTGGCATCTGACAGAACGGATGACATTGGCGAGGGAATTGATGGAATGAATCTCCTTCTCCAGTTCATCAGATTCCTCTTGAGAAATCAAGTCAACCTTGTTCATTATTACCGTGTCCTATAAAACGAATTAAGAATCCAGTTCATGATGAGGTTAGATGTACGATGCAGTAGGCAGAAAGTCAGGGTTATTGCGTCACAAGAGGGTTACCGCAAATGCTATTTGGTTAAAAGCCTCAGGAAATGAGGATGAGTCACGGCGCTCATTGAGCTGAAACCGAAGGTTCTTTGCATCCACGACCTGTTCAAGCAGCTAAGTCAGTAAAGGCACTAGGAACAAGATGCCTAAGCAATATATTACTAGAACCAGAGAGAAAAGAAAGCAAGCAACCCAGAGACATATATGCTATAAATAACGAAGAAATATAAACTGTGATATGTATTTACAATTCATCTGCGCTGTGTATAGGAGAAGTATAAAGAGCAGCTTCAAGATACTCACAGTAACAATGCAGTCAAGCTTGACTTCTGATTCTAACTGATCATCCAGCCAAAGAATAGAAGCCAGAGGAGCCGGATTTGCTAAACCTGTTGTCTCCAGCAGTATATGATCAAGCCTGCACGCACGCGAAAGCAAAAGCAAAGAACGTCTAGTAAATCAAACAGGAGTTATTTTCTCCAAAATGCAAGTGACTATACTTCAACTTCATTTCACCAAATCTTAGAACTTTAGGGACAAGgatcattaattaaaataaagatatGATTATGAACCTGTCTTTCCTCTGAACAAGCTGCTCGAGAGCTTGAACAAGACTGTGCTTGACAGTGCAGCAAATACAGCCATTAGCAAGCTCGACCCATTCTTCAACAAGGGCACCTCCTTCACCTTCGTTGATCATAGCCCTCTCAACTCCAATCTCTTCCCCAAACTCATTCAGAATCACGGCTATTTTCTTCCCGTGTTTCCCGTTCAGAATATAGTTCACAAGCTGCCCAAATCAATTCACATAACAGTTAACAATCAACACTTCACAAGTATATCAATCAAAGATGTAAATTCCTAATTGCTTACGGTGGACTTTCCGGCGCCGAGATAGCCAGTGATGACAGTGACACCGACGGAAACAGCCTCGCTTGATTCCTCCGCGGAGAGAGTGGGAATATCAGGTTGGATTTGAACAGCCATCGGTGGTTCTTCATCGTCCGccatttttctctcttctgcAGAGACGCCGTCAAAGACTCTCTTTCTTGTTCGCCAgagtttataaaacaaaaactcaCATCAGCTCCGTTTAGTCAGTTCGGTTTAGCCGGTTTGATTCGATTTAGTGCGGTTTGGCTTAGTTCGTTCAATTAAAATCAATCCACTCCTCGTAAATGGGCCGAGCCCATATCAATAAATGggttatctctctctctcgctctctcgcTCTTCGTTTCTCGATCGTTCAATCGGCAAGAAGAAGGTAAAGTGCCTCCCTCGTCTTCTTCTGCTCACCTTGTAAAAATTCTTGACATGATCATTTGTTTCGAAAGATAGCTCCTtttgatattgtttttttttcggaTGTGGAAGATTTGTAGTTTATTGGTCAATCCTCTGACTCTGTATATGTATACTAAAAGCTCGGGttcgtgttattcaatccgaaATCTTGTTGTGATGTGATCATTCAATGGATCTGAGCTTACTAAGTGGTTGATTTGAAGCCTCAAAAGTGTGCCCTTTAAGCACGTTTTTCACGTTAGAGATTCCAAGTCACTTGCACTTAGATGCAATCTATGTTTCAGGGTTTAGGGCTTTTAGGGTTTACAAGACGTGTGTGTGTCATGTTAATAAAGTCAAGTGCCTAATACTTGTGCTGTTTATAGTGTAGAGTAGATGGGGAAAGACGCAAAAGGTGGAGGGAAGGGTAAGGGAAAGCAAGCAAGTGGCAGTGATGAAGCTGCTGCCTCCAAGGGTAAAGGCAAATCTGGAAAAGCCGCTGATGGTCTCGGAACCTGCACTTATGTTAaaggtgtttttttttcagttcaTTTCTGTCTCTAATACTTGTCTTCTTGTGTGTTATTTTACAAAACTTGAGACATGTGTAGTAAAAATAGCATAGAAATGTTGTCGTGAACGCTGCAATGGTTTTGTTTTTTCAGCGAGACACGTTTTGTGTGAAAAGCAAGGGAAGATCAACGAGGCATACAAAAAGTTGCAAGATGGTTGGTTGAGCAATGGAGACAAGGTTCCTCCTGCTGAGTTTGCAAAGGTTAAAATTCCTTAATTTGCTCTCCTTTTTTTATTGGTAATGAATTAAAACATCTAATCCTAGAGAGTGCAAGTATCATCTATAGCTTTAACATGTACATAACAGATGAACACACACATTTCAACACCTCAGTAGTTCATTGATCTTTAGAGACCTGCGAGTTTCAGTTTTCGGTTAGCTATATGTACATAGTTGTTGTGTGGTGAGGAATCTCAAACAAGGATTTGTTTTGGGTTGGAACCTATGTCAGATTGCAGCAGAGTACTCAGAGTGCCCATCAGGGAAAAAAGGAGGAGATCTTGGATGGTTCCCTAGAGGAAAGATGGCAGGTCCCTTCCAAGATGTTGCCTTCAACACACCTGTTGGTGTCACCAGTGCTCCTTTCAAATCTACGTATGTCtacatcctctctctctctctctctcttctttcatATCTGATTTGTTTTGGTGCTATATTTAGTTGATGATGAATGAGATGATTGCAGGCACGGATACCACATCATCCTGTCTGAAGGAAGGAAGAATTGACAGATTACACATCTGCTATGCTCTGCTCTTGTGGAAGTCACTTGCTAGTTGTTTACTGTaacctatatatataaaaaaaaaactcagctTTTGTTGTTCTGGTTAAATGTTTGCTTCAAATTGTTAACAAATCTTCTCTGTCGTTTTGAATAATGAATTTCTTAAAggcta is part of the Brassica rapa cultivar Chiifu-401-42 chromosome A09, CAAS_Brap_v3.01, whole genome shotgun sequence genome and harbors:
- the LOC103840621 gene encoding peptidyl-prolyl cis-trans isomerase NIMA-interacting 4 — protein: MGKDAKGGGKGKGKQASGSDEAAASKGKGKSGKAADGLGTCTYVKARHVLCEKQGKINEAYKKLQDGWLSNGDKVPPAEFAKIAAEYSECPSGKKGGDLGWFPRGKMAGPFQDVAFNTPVGVTSAPFKSTHGYHIILSEGRKN
- the LOC103840620 gene encoding putative pentatricopeptide repeat-containing protein At1g26500 — translated: MVERLLCMREALGSIRRISNSFFLYASFNPNFLLTNLIFTSIVVVPCRRMINIRNQTRRFLLLHRRFTTELTQPRATITPVNQDHLLRVCTILYQQQNSPDSRLVSKLSSTEFQLTHDFFLQVCNNFPLSWRPVHRFFLYSQTHHPDFSHTSVTSNKILGIVGKSRNMDLFWELAQETGKRGLANDKTFRVVLQTLASAREMKKCVSFFHLMNGFGYSYNVTTLNRAVETLCKEKLVEEAKYVVAKLRDCIKPDEVTYRTMIEGFCDVGDLVEAAKVWNLMMEEGFEVDVEAGKKMLETLLKKNQFDEASKVFYVMVSKRGEGLDVSFYRVMIDWLCKNGRVDTARKLFDEMREREIQVDNLTWASIIYGLLAKRRVAEAYKTVEAIENPDISIYHALIKGLVKIKRASEATEVFRKMIQRGCEPIMHTYLMLLQGHLGRRGRKGPDPLVNFDTIFVGGMVKAGKRLEATKYIERTLKRGVEVPRFDYNKFLHCYSNEEGVVMFEEMAKKLREVGLFDLADIFQRYGEKMTTRERRRNREETSPVLPPLPNRCTMPT
- the LOC103840619 gene encoding COBW domain-containing protein 1, with product MADDEEPPMAVQIQPDIPTLSAEESSEAVSVGVTVITGYLGAGKSTLVNYILNGKHGKKIAVILNEFGEEIGVERAMINEGEGGALVEEWVELANGCICCTVKHSLVQALEQLVQRKDRLDHILLETTGLANPAPLASILWLDDQLESEVKLDCIVTVVDAKNLRFQLNERRDSSSFPEAFNQIAFADTVIMNKVDLISQEESDELEKEIHSINSLANVIRSVRCQVDLSNILDCQAYDSTHVSRLESLLEANKSLTTTDLHDSGVRTLCISEPQPINLDKVRLWLEEILWDKKLDMDVYRCKAVLNIQNSDQMHILQAVKEIYEIVPARKWSEEENRVNKIVFIGHKLDEEALKTGLRECRP